From Terriglobia bacterium, one genomic window encodes:
- a CDS encoding gamma-glutamyl-gamma-aminobutyrate hydrolase family protein produces the protein MNELKKLPKMRPLIGISMRLDPAQQKYYLQTNYSEAIEAAGGAPSLVPLIPDKGFIQNLVNTFDAVVLSGSGSDVDPRRYGARKHPQCDEIHSARDETDFLLLEEAFRRHIPVLAICFGIQSLNVFLGGTLVQDIPSEWPHAMDHSLSKAKPTKKNPENFCAHLISVEPNSLLFELNGKKKSVRVNSSHHQAIDKLARGLTITARAPDGIIEGVELQSDRHFVLGTQWHPEKNFERDPLSQAIFKRFVGEAKRS, from the coding sequence ATGAATGAACTGAAGAAACTTCCGAAAATGCGTCCTCTCATCGGAATCTCCATGCGCCTGGACCCGGCACAGCAAAAATACTATCTGCAGACGAATTACAGCGAGGCGATTGAAGCGGCGGGCGGCGCCCCGTCGCTGGTTCCCCTGATTCCGGATAAAGGCTTCATTCAAAATTTGGTGAATACCTTCGACGCCGTCGTCTTATCGGGCAGCGGGAGCGACGTCGATCCCCGCCGCTACGGGGCGCGCAAACACCCGCAATGCGACGAGATCCACTCCGCCCGGGATGAAACCGATTTTCTCCTCCTTGAAGAGGCCTTCCGGCGACACATCCCGGTCCTCGCGATCTGCTTTGGAATCCAGTCTCTCAATGTCTTTCTCGGCGGGACCCTCGTTCAGGACATTCCCAGCGAGTGGCCCCATGCCATGGATCATTCGCTCTCGAAGGCGAAACCGACGAAAAAGAATCCTGAAAACTTCTGTGCTCACCTCATCTCCGTGGAACCCAATTCCCTCCTGTTCGAACTGAATGGAAAGAAGAAAAGCGTCCGCGTTAACAGTTCCCACCATCAAGCCATTGATAAGCTGGCGCGTGGCCTGACGATTACCGCGCGGGCCCCGGATGGAATTATTGAAGGGGTGGAACTCCAATCGGATCGGCACTTCGTGCTCGGCACGCAATGGCATCCTGAAAAGAACTTTGAGCGGGATCCCCTCTCCCAGGCAATCTTCAAGCGGTTTGTGGGCGAAGCCAAAAGAAGTTAA
- a CDS encoding MtnX-like HAD-IB family phosphatase, giving the protein MKPIVFCDFDGTITLEDTTDLILESFADPAWRAVEERWLAGKIGSRECLQEQMSLVRAGEKELGELVDSVPVDPHFLEFAGEWVARGFPFYILSDGFDWVIRRTLSRPELNGKGIVERFRIFASQLEIREQGMKTTFPHGSVQCTHGCATCKPQLMQSEGQGCSPLIFIGDGVSDQRAVACADLVFARKSKSLSQFCTERKIPHIPFQDFGEVQRELWQQLTALAAGDTSAANPLILSYETES; this is encoded by the coding sequence ATGAAGCCCATTGTATTTTGCGATTTCGACGGTACCATTACGCTCGAAGATACCACCGACTTGATCTTGGAATCGTTTGCAGATCCCGCCTGGCGAGCGGTGGAGGAGCGGTGGCTGGCCGGGAAGATCGGATCGCGCGAGTGTTTGCAGGAGCAGATGTCACTGGTCCGGGCCGGTGAAAAGGAGCTTGGAGAACTCGTGGACTCCGTTCCGGTGGATCCCCATTTCCTTGAATTCGCCGGGGAGTGGGTGGCCCGCGGGTTCCCGTTCTATATCCTCAGCGATGGGTTCGACTGGGTCATCCGGCGCACCCTCTCGCGGCCGGAATTGAACGGGAAGGGAATCGTCGAGAGGTTTCGAATCTTTGCTAGTCAACTCGAGATTCGTGAACAAGGCATGAAGACCACCTTTCCCCACGGCTCCGTCCAATGTACCCACGGCTGCGCGACCTGCAAACCGCAACTCATGCAGAGCGAGGGCCAAGGTTGTTCACCCCTCATCTTCATCGGCGATGGGGTCTCCGACCAGCGGGCGGTAGCGTGCGCCGACTTGGTCTTTGCGCGAAAATCCAAATCCCTCTCACAATTCTGCACGGAACGGAAAATTCCTCATATCCCCTTTCAGGATTTCGGGGAAGTGCAGCGGGAACTGTGGCAGCAATTGACTGCCCTGGCCGCCGGAGACACCAGCGCGGCCAACCCCCTCATTCTCTCTTACGAAACGGAGTCGTGA
- the dusB gene encoding tRNA dihydrouridine synthase DusB, translating to MFESVTIRDLVIRPALYLAPMSGVTDTVFRRLIRRVGGCGMVVSEFTSSEGLSRQAQRSLAQLEFSHEEHPIVGQIFGANPDRLAEATEIVDELGYDVVDLNLGCPAKKVIKCGGSGLLRDLPLLHTILRRMRAATKKPFTIKIRAGWDEKEIVACDVARMAEANGVEAMVVHPRTRLQGYSGNANWDIIRDVKQAVKIPVIGNGDVRTVEDAMRLKQHTGCDAVMIGRGIMSNPWLFRQIAEFDAGRPVPEVTMGDRHRLIKDYFQLLVEERPHGAIGKMKQFACHITTSIPHGKELRETIHHSQTTQEILERVDRFFEKDTEIVKRETVHFGADSSVIWPV from the coding sequence ATGTTCGAATCCGTCACCATCCGTGATCTCGTGATCCGGCCTGCCCTCTACCTGGCGCCGATGTCCGGCGTGACCGACACGGTGTTCCGCCGGCTCATCCGAAGAGTGGGGGGCTGCGGGATGGTCGTCTCGGAATTCACTTCCAGCGAGGGACTTTCACGCCAGGCCCAAAGGTCCCTGGCACAGCTGGAATTTAGTCACGAGGAACATCCGATTGTCGGCCAGATCTTCGGAGCGAATCCTGACCGCCTGGCGGAAGCCACCGAGATCGTCGACGAGTTGGGCTACGATGTGGTCGACCTCAACCTGGGTTGTCCAGCCAAGAAGGTCATCAAGTGCGGCGGCTCCGGTTTGCTCCGTGACCTTCCTCTGCTGCATACCATCCTCCGCCGCATGCGGGCGGCCACGAAGAAACCCTTCACGATCAAGATTCGTGCGGGGTGGGACGAAAAGGAAATCGTGGCGTGCGACGTGGCGCGGATGGCAGAGGCCAATGGCGTCGAGGCGATGGTCGTTCATCCTCGGACCCGTTTGCAGGGTTACAGTGGCAATGCCAATTGGGACATCATTCGGGACGTGAAACAGGCCGTCAAGATTCCGGTCATCGGCAATGGGGATGTCCGCACCGTTGAAGATGCCATGCGGCTCAAGCAGCATACCGGTTGTGATGCCGTCATGATTGGACGCGGGATCATGTCGAACCCGTGGCTGTTTCGCCAGATCGCCGAGTTCGATGCGGGGCGGCCCGTGCCGGAAGTGACCATGGGCGACCGGCATCGGTTGATCAAAGACTATTTTCAATTGCTGGTCGAAGAGCGTCCCCACGGCGCGATTGGCAAGATGAAACAGTTCGCCTGCCACATTACGACCTCGATCCCCCACGGGAAAGAACTGCGCGAGACCATTCATCATTCCCAGACCACGCAGGAAATCCTGGAGCGCGTGGACCGGTTTTTTGAGAAGGATACCGAAATCGTGAAACGCGAGACGGTCCATTTCGGGGCCGACTCTTCCGTAATCTGGCCGGTGTAA
- a CDS encoding beta-hydroxyacyl-ACP dehydratase, which translates to MPRLTLAEIQQLLPHRSPFLFVDEIEDYELGIRIIGRKRFSADDFFLQSGLEFVPETLLIETAAQVGALLILKDPAYSDKIPYFMSVEGMTFHRRIRVGETVRVVGTIERIRGAFGILSGQAWVGEEHVAEGTMRVALADRSSAAADRSPI; encoded by the coding sequence ATGCCCCGTCTGACCCTCGCCGAAATTCAGCAGTTACTCCCGCATCGGTCTCCTTTCCTTTTCGTCGATGAAATTGAGGACTACGAGTTGGGAATTCGGATTATTGGACGGAAGAGATTTTCAGCGGATGACTTTTTCCTGCAGTCCGGCCTCGAATTTGTTCCGGAGACCCTCTTGATTGAAACTGCCGCTCAAGTCGGAGCGCTGTTGATCTTGAAAGATCCGGCTTACAGCGACAAGATTCCTTACTTCATGTCGGTCGAAGGGATGACGTTTCATCGCCGCATCCGGGTGGGTGAAACCGTTCGCGTCGTCGGAACAATTGAAAGGATCCGAGGTGCATTTGGTATTTTGAGCGGGCAGGCATGGGTCGGTGAGGAGCATGTGGCCGAGGGGACCATGCGGGTTGCGCTCGCCGATCGTTCCTCAGCTGCAGCAGACCGCTCCCCGATATGA
- a CDS encoding 1-acyl-sn-glycerol-3-phosphate acyltransferase, which translates to MAPSAPRATSSLPMFKKTYNALSYVRSLLITIPLIYLNTILMGTLSLVASLLDHTGRLQHGCARIWAQLLLWSVLARVRVRGLEKINRSRTYLYVANHQSYIDIPTLFAHLPVNFRIMAKKSLFSVPFLGWHLKRSGHIPIDRSSSKSGLKSLYEAAERVKSGTSLIVFPEGTRSIDGAIHEFKGGSFLLATRAGVPIVPITLNGTRAVLKKNSWHLHPGHVEMIIHDPIDVSPYTAKNIEELAQLTRDIIVRDFVKREG; encoded by the coding sequence GTGGCTCCATCGGCCCCGCGCGCCACTTCGTCCTTGCCCATGTTCAAGAAGACCTACAATGCGCTCAGTTACGTCCGCTCCCTGCTCATCACCATTCCGCTCATTTATCTGAACACCATTCTCATGGGGACGCTGTCGCTCGTGGCGTCCTTGCTCGATCACACCGGCCGACTGCAGCACGGGTGTGCGCGGATATGGGCCCAACTCCTCCTGTGGTCCGTGCTGGCGCGTGTCCGGGTCCGAGGGCTTGAAAAGATCAACCGGTCGAGAACCTACCTCTACGTGGCCAATCACCAGAGCTATATTGATATTCCGACGCTGTTTGCACACCTGCCAGTGAATTTTCGCATCATGGCCAAGAAGTCGCTGTTTTCAGTTCCCTTTCTGGGCTGGCATTTGAAACGGTCGGGCCACATTCCGATTGATCGCTCCAGCTCGAAATCGGGGCTCAAGAGTCTCTACGAGGCGGCCGAGCGAGTCAAGTCGGGAACATCGTTGATTGTTTTTCCCGAAGGAACGCGTTCCATCGATGGGGCTATCCATGAGTTCAAGGGCGGGAGCTTTCTCCTGGCCACCCGTGCCGGCGTTCCCATCGTTCCCATCACCCTCAATGGCACGAGGGCCGTGCTGAAGAAAAACTCCTGGCATTTGCACCCCGGCCACGTGGAAATGATCATTCATGATCCCATCGACGTGTCACCTTACACGGCCAAGAATATTGAAGAGCTTGCCCAGCTCACGCGTGACATCATTGTACGAGACTTCGTAAAGCGTGAGGGATGA
- a CDS encoding glycosyltransferase: MARKRILILTLSFGTGHVVASEAIAQAIRLLDRAAEVRTIDCIQLATWWFRAAYVWTYWMMIRFAPSLWIRLFRARQTRMHQQTAPGWIFRLGCRRVFQQIRAWKPDVLVATEVGACEIASLAKRHQGLTIPLLAVATDHESEPVWLKEEVDQYFVPTPGVAEQLNRWGVDRQKISVSGIPVHSKFFRGTADGEIRDKLKFPNDRPLVLIMGGGMGPLRMDQIVRELSTLPRALSFVAVTGLNAKMQKRLGQLKSQMPPDKSLTIHGWVENVDELMRAADVLVTKPGGITLTEACSVGVPMVCVNPIPGPEQTHCRLIEEEHLGVVARSVNEVCAKVEEIIDGGKPWASRPSPGWLKRDAAKQIAGSALEGVWPPRTQEGNVYYAPPAGPGAVPGKKAPVLLQPLETE; this comes from the coding sequence ATGGCACGCAAGCGAATTCTGATCCTGACACTTTCGTTCGGCACCGGCCATGTCGTGGCCTCTGAGGCCATTGCTCAAGCCATCCGCCTGCTCGATCGGGCCGCCGAGGTCCGCACGATCGACTGCATTCAGCTTGCCACCTGGTGGTTTCGCGCGGCTTACGTCTGGACATACTGGATGATGATCCGGTTTGCACCCTCTCTTTGGATCCGTTTGTTCAGGGCAAGGCAAACCCGGATGCATCAGCAGACGGCGCCCGGCTGGATCTTCCGCCTGGGGTGCCGCCGTGTGTTCCAGCAAATACGAGCATGGAAACCTGATGTCCTTGTGGCGACCGAAGTGGGGGCTTGTGAGATCGCTTCGCTCGCCAAGCGTCATCAGGGGTTAACCATACCGCTCTTAGCCGTGGCCACCGACCACGAATCCGAGCCTGTGTGGTTGAAAGAGGAAGTCGATCAGTATTTTGTGCCGACGCCGGGAGTTGCCGAGCAACTGAACCGGTGGGGCGTGGATCGACAAAAAATTTCGGTGAGTGGTATCCCGGTTCACAGCAAGTTTTTCAGGGGGACGGCCGACGGCGAGATCCGGGATAAATTGAAATTTCCGAACGATCGACCCCTGGTCCTCATCATGGGGGGCGGGATGGGGCCGCTCAGAATGGATCAGATCGTCCGTGAGCTTTCGACTTTGCCCCGGGCCCTCTCTTTTGTGGCGGTCACGGGACTGAACGCCAAAATGCAAAAGCGGCTGGGGCAGTTGAAGTCGCAAATGCCGCCGGACAAATCCCTCACAATCCACGGATGGGTCGAGAATGTGGATGAATTGATGCGCGCGGCGGATGTGCTGGTGACCAAGCCCGGCGGAATCACGCTGACGGAGGCTTGCTCGGTGGGGGTGCCCATGGTCTGCGTCAATCCTATTCCGGGGCCGGAGCAGACTCATTGCCGCTTGATTGAAGAGGAACATCTGGGTGTGGTGGCCCGCAGCGTCAATGAAGTGTGTGCCAAGGTGGAAGAGATCATCGATGGCGGCAAGCCCTGGGCGAGCCGGCCCTCTCCGGGATGGTTGAAGCGCGACGCGGCAAAGCAGATTGCAGGGAGCGCACTCGAAGGTGTTTGGCCCCCCCGCACTCAAGAAGGGAATGTCTACTACGCGCCGCCTGCGGGCCCAGGTGCTGTTCCCGGCAAAAAAGCGCCCGTGCTGCTCCAGCCATTGGAAACGGAGTAA
- a CDS encoding BON domain-containing protein, with amino-acid sequence MTRSICAAIPLYPQEQKDENPPQLHRGPSPQRLSAHSQVLLADEVRHQLLMLPYYGVFDWLEGEVLPDGRVTLRGEAVKPATKSEAEAGVKKIEGVRTVDNRIEVLPLSSIDDRLRIAVYRAVFNYDSPLFTQYAIQAVPPIHIIVKNGRVTLKGVVGREMDGQLAYTAARSVSGVFEVTNELKVEESPAKEKPKKN; translated from the coding sequence ATGACGAGATCGATTTGTGCGGCTATTCCTCTGTACCCCCAGGAACAGAAAGATGAAAATCCGCCCCAGTTACATCGCGGGCCATCGCCTCAAAGACTCTCAGCGCATTCACAGGTTCTCCTGGCTGACGAGGTACGACACCAGCTCCTCATGCTCCCATACTACGGGGTGTTCGACTGGCTGGAAGGAGAGGTTCTGCCGGATGGGAGGGTCACATTGCGCGGAGAGGCCGTAAAACCCGCCACCAAATCAGAGGCTGAAGCAGGGGTGAAGAAGATCGAAGGCGTGCGGACGGTGGACAACCGTATCGAAGTCCTGCCGCTTTCCTCCATTGATGACAGACTGCGGATTGCCGTGTACCGTGCCGTTTTCAACTACGACTCGCCCCTCTTCACCCAGTATGCCATCCAGGCGGTGCCGCCCATCCACATCATCGTCAAGAATGGACGGGTGACGCTGAAGGGGGTGGTTGGCCGCGAAATGGACGGCCAACTCGCTTATACCGCGGCACGCAGTGTGTCCGGGGTATTTGAAGTCACGAACGAATTGAAGGTGGAAGAGTCTCCCGCTAAGGAGAAGCCAAAGAAGAACTGA
- the polX gene encoding DNA polymerase/3'-5' exonuclease PolX, which translates to MIDNKSIGRIFNEIADLLEIKGDNPFRIRSYRNAATVIETFGESFEKLVREGTVDLQSISGIGEAISGKIKEIVETGDCKAHRDLLKEIPPTLLEIMQLQGVGPKTTAMLWKKMGVTTVEGVEQLAAAGRLRDLAGLGEKSEQKILQSIQNRKKVSGRHLLGDAEQAAHQILDYLHAGSPEKAKRAKTARQKASSFVAIPAGSLRRGRETIGDVDILVAGKNCEAIIDRFTQFPEVESVLAHGDTKGSIQLKSGLQIDLRVVEEKSFGAALQYFTGSKEHSVALRSRALKMGYTINEYGLFKVDKQGEKEKWVAGRTEEEIYERLKLQFIPPELRENRGEIEVAEKHAIPSLVEQKNIRGDLHMHTTETDGKATLPEMVEAARARGLEYVAITDHTKSTRVANGMDEKRLENQIQTIEKLKRKTTGITLLKGTECDILADGTLDLSDTVLEQLDLVVVSIHSHFNQSPQEIMDRLERAFSNPHVKIFAHPTGRMLFHRPPYAVDIEKLFALAKKHKVCLELNSQPERLDLNDVHLRMARDQGVPIVISTDSHDTSQLDHMKYGVLTARRGWLEPRHVANTLPVKQFLKTISR; encoded by the coding sequence ATGATCGACAACAAGTCCATTGGGCGGATTTTTAACGAGATTGCCGACCTCCTCGAAATCAAGGGGGATAACCCGTTCCGTATCCGTTCCTACCGGAATGCTGCCACCGTCATCGAGACTTTCGGCGAGAGCTTCGAAAAGCTGGTCCGGGAAGGAACTGTGGATTTGCAGTCCATCTCCGGCATCGGCGAGGCGATCAGCGGGAAAATCAAGGAAATCGTCGAAACGGGTGACTGTAAGGCCCACCGCGATTTATTGAAGGAGATTCCTCCGACCCTGCTTGAGATCATGCAACTGCAAGGAGTTGGTCCCAAGACCACTGCCATGCTGTGGAAGAAGATGGGAGTGACGACGGTTGAGGGGGTCGAGCAGTTGGCTGCCGCGGGAAGGCTGCGAGATCTGGCGGGCCTGGGTGAAAAGAGTGAACAAAAGATTCTGCAGTCGATCCAAAACCGAAAGAAAGTTTCCGGGAGGCATCTGCTGGGAGACGCAGAACAAGCGGCCCATCAGATTCTTGATTATCTGCATGCCGGGTCGCCTGAGAAGGCGAAACGAGCGAAAACAGCTCGCCAGAAGGCATCCTCCTTTGTCGCGATCCCGGCGGGCTCTCTCCGCCGTGGACGCGAGACGATCGGCGATGTCGACATCCTGGTGGCCGGAAAGAACTGCGAGGCTATCATCGACCGGTTTACCCAATTCCCCGAGGTGGAATCGGTGTTGGCGCATGGGGACACCAAGGGGTCGATTCAGCTGAAGAGTGGGTTGCAGATCGACTTGCGCGTTGTCGAGGAGAAGTCATTCGGCGCGGCGCTGCAATACTTCACCGGTTCCAAGGAGCACAGTGTCGCGCTCCGGTCGCGGGCCCTGAAGATGGGCTATACCATCAATGAGTACGGCTTGTTTAAGGTCGACAAGCAGGGGGAGAAGGAAAAATGGGTGGCAGGGCGCACTGAGGAAGAGATTTACGAGCGGCTGAAGTTACAATTCATTCCTCCGGAACTCCGGGAAAACCGGGGGGAGATCGAAGTAGCCGAGAAACACGCGATCCCTTCGTTGGTCGAACAGAAAAACATCCGGGGCGATCTGCACATGCACACCACCGAGACCGACGGCAAGGCCACGCTTCCGGAGATGGTGGAGGCGGCCCGGGCCCGCGGGCTGGAGTATGTCGCCATCACCGACCATACGAAATCGACCCGCGTCGCCAACGGAATGGATGAGAAAAGGCTGGAAAATCAGATCCAGACGATTGAAAAGCTGAAACGCAAAACCACCGGGATCACCCTTCTCAAGGGGACGGAGTGTGACATCCTGGCCGACGGAACGCTTGACCTTTCCGATACCGTTCTCGAACAACTTGATCTTGTGGTCGTGTCCATCCACTCCCATTTTAATCAATCGCCCCAGGAAATCATGGACCGGTTGGAACGCGCTTTTTCCAATCCGCACGTGAAGATTTTTGCCCATCCGACCGGGCGCATGTTGTTTCACAGGCCCCCCTATGCGGTGGATATAGAAAAGTTGTTTGCCCTCGCCAAGAAACATAAAGTGTGCCTGGAGTTGAACTCCCAACCGGAGCGGCTGGATCTCAACGATGTCCACTTGCGGATGGCCCGGGACCAGGGGGTGCCCATCGTCATTTCCACCGATTCACACGACACGTCCCAACTGGATCATATGAAATATGGCGTGTTGACCGCCCGGCGCGGCTGGCTGGAACCGCGCCATGTCGCCAACACCCTGCCCGTGAAACAATTCCTCAAGACGATCTCACGGTAA
- a CDS encoding DNA-binding protein codes for MKFQPTQSGYIVVLVPGEELITSLTRFAEQQNIRSGSIMGIGAVENTTLAYYDLDLKKYLPKEFPDRLELVSLQGNYAYLNGKPFAHCHVVISGRDFVAYSGHLMKATISATGEIYITVTSNEILRGPDAYTGLNLIKL; via the coding sequence ATGAAATTTCAACCCACTCAGTCCGGATACATCGTCGTTCTCGTTCCCGGCGAAGAGTTGATCACCTCGCTTACGCGATTCGCTGAACAACAGAACATTCGTTCCGGTTCGATCATGGGCATTGGAGCGGTAGAGAACACCACGCTTGCCTACTATGATCTGGACCTAAAGAAATACCTTCCGAAGGAATTTCCTGATCGTCTGGAACTTGTCTCCCTCCAGGGAAACTATGCGTACCTGAACGGCAAGCCTTTTGCGCATTGCCACGTCGTGATCTCGGGGCGTGACTTTGTGGCTTACTCAGGCCATCTCATGAAGGCCACCATCTCGGCGACAGGGGAGATTTACATTACGGTGACTTCGAATGAGATTTTGCGTGGGCCTGATGCATACACGGGCCTCAATTTGATAAAGTTGTGA
- a CDS encoding tetratricopeptide repeat protein, producing MRSHGVTDWHFQHYRLLALLVVAGVLVFSGDKLLQAQEPASQETQAQDDTADPVQAYNDMKIGDFYFKKGRYDAAIARYRDAARHRPGFAIPYLRIAKAYEKKHEPKGAIEAYEKYLEILPKGSEAPFAKKQIEKLKQEKGS from the coding sequence ATGCGTTCTCATGGTGTGACAGACTGGCACTTCCAACATTATCGACTCCTCGCGCTCCTGGTCGTTGCCGGTGTTCTGGTTTTTAGTGGCGATAAGCTTTTACAGGCCCAGGAGCCTGCCTCTCAGGAAACACAGGCACAGGACGACACGGCTGACCCGGTCCAGGCGTACAATGATATGAAGATCGGGGATTTCTATTTCAAGAAGGGGCGCTACGACGCCGCCATTGCTCGATACAGGGATGCGGCCCGGCACAGACCAGGCTTTGCGATCCCGTATTTGAGAATCGCCAAGGCGTACGAAAAGAAGCACGAGCCAAAAGGAGCGATTGAGGCGTATGAGAAATATCTCGAGATTCTCCCCAAGGGGAGCGAGGCTCCGTTCGCGAAGAAGCAGATTGAGAAGTTGAAGCAGGAAAAGGGAAGCTGA
- a CDS encoding outer membrane lipoprotein-sorting protein, with product MIAWSQSPALQGDEAANPGQKMLEEAIAALGGNAYLSVRDITINGRGYQLFRESTSGAAVFVDYIRYPDKERLEIGKKKEIILVYNGDRGWEIDYRAVRAMTAQEMEGYQRTQKCSIDRILRFDLKAKKYRAYYEGTEYAQTTKYDVITLEDSNREKMTLLLDASTHLPVALRYRLVDPKTKGVDKMEIGYGNFRAVQGIQTPFHRERIRNGERISETFVNEVQYNSGLQDSLFTVREGKSK from the coding sequence ATGATTGCCTGGTCCCAATCGCCGGCCTTGCAGGGGGACGAGGCCGCGAACCCCGGACAGAAGATGCTGGAAGAGGCCATCGCCGCCCTGGGAGGCAATGCATATCTCTCCGTCAGGGACATCACTATTAACGGGCGCGGTTATCAACTCTTTCGTGAGTCGACCTCCGGGGCGGCGGTGTTTGTCGATTACATCAGGTATCCTGACAAGGAACGTCTGGAGATCGGGAAGAAGAAGGAAATCATTCTCGTTTACAACGGGGATCGGGGCTGGGAGATTGACTATCGTGCCGTCCGCGCGATGACTGCCCAAGAAATGGAAGGCTACCAGCGCACTCAGAAATGCAGTATTGACCGGATCCTCCGGTTCGACTTGAAGGCCAAGAAATACCGGGCCTATTACGAAGGGACCGAGTATGCCCAGACGACAAAGTATGATGTCATCACGCTCGAGGACTCAAACCGGGAGAAAATGACCCTGCTGCTCGACGCGTCAACTCACCTGCCGGTGGCGCTTCGGTACCGCCTCGTGGACCCCAAAACAAAAGGCGTCGACAAAATGGAGATAGGGTACGGCAACTTTCGCGCGGTACAGGGGATCCAAACGCCTTTCCACCGCGAGCGAATTCGCAACGGGGAACGGATTTCTGAGACCTTTGTGAATGAAGTGCAGTACAACTCGGGATTACAGGACAGCCTTTTTACTGTCCGGGAAGGCAAGTCCAAATAG
- a CDS encoding aminotransferase class III-fold pyridoxal phosphate-dependent enzyme, whose protein sequence is MDEQELLEREREYCSFGDTVHYLEPPKVFVRSEGCFLYDAEATPYMDLQMWYSAASFGYGNPRLNAALKRQLDQLPQLACQYLHEEKVELAAKIAERCEQAFGIKGRVHFNVGGAQAIEDSLKIVRNYTKKNLMFAFMGGYHGRTLGATAITSSYRYRRRYGHFSERAQFIPFPYCYRCFYGLKRESCELYCFNQFEKLFESEYYGVWDAKAKECEYGAFYIEAMQGTGGYAVPPKEYFQQLERVCRERKLLIVDDEIQMGFYRTGKFWAIENLGIKPDIIVFGKALTNGLNPLSGIWAREELITPELFPPGSTHSTFSSNTLGTAVALEALKMMEETDYEALTLEKGARLLEGLRDLQRKHKEVIGEVNGMGMALRMEITRADGITPDRAMCDKIFAEGIQGRLELNGRKYGLVLDVGGYYKNVFTIAPSFTMTDEEINLALALFDQLIDRCKKM, encoded by the coding sequence ATCGACGAGCAGGAACTCCTGGAACGCGAACGCGAATACTGCTCCTTCGGGGATACCGTTCATTATTTGGAGCCCCCCAAGGTGTTTGTTCGGAGCGAGGGTTGTTTTCTATACGATGCCGAAGCCACCCCGTATATGGATTTGCAGATGTGGTATTCAGCGGCGAGTTTCGGATACGGAAACCCGCGTCTGAACGCTGCCCTCAAACGGCAACTGGATCAACTCCCGCAATTGGCCTGTCAATACCTGCATGAGGAAAAGGTGGAACTGGCCGCGAAGATCGCGGAGCGGTGCGAGCAGGCGTTCGGGATCAAGGGCCGTGTTCACTTCAACGTGGGGGGGGCCCAGGCGATCGAGGATTCTCTCAAGATCGTTCGCAATTACACGAAGAAGAATTTGATGTTCGCCTTCATGGGCGGCTACCACGGACGAACGCTGGGGGCAACCGCCATCACCTCCAGCTACCGGTACCGGCGTCGATATGGTCATTTCTCCGAACGGGCTCAGTTCATCCCCTTTCCATACTGCTATCGGTGTTTCTACGGGTTGAAACGAGAGAGCTGCGAGCTGTATTGCTTCAACCAGTTCGAAAAACTGTTTGAAAGCGAATACTACGGCGTGTGGGATGCCAAGGCGAAGGAATGCGAATACGGGGCCTTCTACATCGAGGCCATGCAGGGGACCGGCGGTTATGCCGTTCCTCCGAAGGAATATTTCCAGCAGCTCGAACGGGTTTGCCGCGAGCGGAAGCTGCTCATTGTGGACGACGAAATCCAGATGGGCTTCTACCGGACCGGGAAGTTCTGGGCAATTGAGAACCTGGGAATTAAGCCTGACATCATTGTTTTTGGAAAGGCGCTGACGAACGGGTTAAACCCGCTCTCGGGGATCTGGGCGCGGGAAGAGCTGATCACTCCGGAGCTGTTTCCTCCGGGGTCAACACACTCCACCTTCTCCTCCAATACCCTGGGCACGGCGGTGGCGCTCGAGGCCCTGAAGATGATGGAGGAAACGGACTATGAGGCGCTGACCTTGGAGAAGGGCGCGCGCCTTCTGGAAGGGCTTCGTGACCTTCAGCGGAAGCATAAGGAGGTCATCGGCGAGGTCAACGGCATGGGTATGGCGCTCCGCATGGAAATCACACGGGCGGATGGAATTACTCCCGACCGTGCCATGTGCGATAAGATTTTTGCGGAAGGGATACAGGGGCGCCTGGAGCTTAACGGCAGGAAATACGGTCTTGTGCTCGACGTGGGCGGCTATTACAAAAATGTTTTCACGATCGCGCCGAGCTTTACTATGACGGATGAGGAGATCAATCTCGCCCTGGCGCTCTTCGACCAGTTGATCGACCGCTGCAAGAAGATGTAA